From Zhongshania aliphaticivorans, one genomic window encodes:
- a CDS encoding bifunctional ADP-dependent NAD(P)H-hydrate dehydratase/NAD(P)H-hydrate epimerase, with protein MPSPNKPNATEHVLYTAAQVRELDRLAIASGIAGFELMRRAGQAAFSCVQRHWPDHSPIEVFCGGGNNGGDGYVVAALAAEAGLPVRVWALAAPESLAGDAALAWQWARRAGVAVAQWQGELPAENSVVVDAMLGIGLHGDVRPHYAAAIQAINSSGLPVLAIDIPSGLCSDSGRILGVAIKAKQTLSFIGLKRGLYTLDALDCAGAVSFADLAVPRDVYAERSIESLDGVVAHLNLRSMLAQWGPRPRNAHKGVAGHVLVVGGDYGMAGAALLAASAAARSGAGLVSCATRPEHVAALVGARPELMVHGVSRGQELDALLAKATVVVIGPGLGQGAWGRELLLAALTANKPLLLDADALNLIASEPQLLLSHGGPRILTPHPGEAARLLVCTTAVVQADRFAAARTLADRYAANVLLKGGGTVIAADASLYLCSGGNPGMASGGMGDVLSGVIGAFVAQGLSLQRATCLGVAVHAEAADVAAAAGERGMLASDVIEQLRGVINQYAALS; from the coding sequence ATGCCGTCGCCAAATAAGCCCAATGCAACTGAACACGTTTTGTACACCGCCGCTCAGGTCCGTGAATTAGATCGTCTGGCGATTGCCAGCGGTATTGCTGGCTTTGAGTTAATGCGACGTGCCGGGCAGGCTGCGTTCAGTTGTGTGCAGCGGCACTGGCCGGATCATTCTCCCATTGAGGTATTTTGCGGTGGCGGCAATAACGGTGGCGACGGCTATGTGGTTGCGGCTTTGGCGGCAGAGGCCGGCTTGCCTGTGCGTGTGTGGGCCTTAGCGGCGCCAGAGTCGCTTGCCGGTGATGCCGCTTTGGCGTGGCAGTGGGCGCGGCGGGCGGGGGTGGCTGTGGCGCAATGGCAGGGTGAGCTGCCCGCGGAAAACAGCGTTGTGGTGGATGCCATGCTGGGTATTGGTTTGCACGGCGATGTTCGGCCACACTACGCCGCCGCGATACAGGCTATTAATAGCAGTGGGCTTCCAGTGCTGGCTATCGATATCCCATCGGGTTTGTGTAGCGATAGCGGCCGAATTTTGGGTGTGGCGATCAAGGCCAAGCAGACACTGAGCTTTATCGGCTTAAAGCGTGGTTTATATACCCTCGATGCTCTTGATTGTGCAGGTGCTGTCAGTTTTGCTGATTTAGCTGTGCCTCGCGATGTTTATGCTGAGCGCTCTATTGAGTCTCTTGATGGCGTTGTTGCGCATTTAAATTTACGTTCGATGTTGGCGCAGTGGGGGCCGCGGCCCCGCAATGCTCATAAAGGCGTCGCCGGACATGTGTTAGTGGTTGGTGGCGATTACGGTATGGCTGGTGCCGCGCTGTTGGCGGCCAGCGCTGCTGCGCGTAGTGGCGCTGGCTTGGTGTCCTGCGCTACGCGGCCGGAACATGTCGCGGCACTTGTCGGGGCGCGACCTGAATTAATGGTGCACGGTGTGAGTCGCGGCCAAGAACTGGACGCCCTGCTGGCCAAGGCGACAGTTGTGGTGATTGGGCCCGGCTTAGGTCAGGGCGCGTGGGGGCGCGAACTATTGTTGGCCGCGTTGACGGCAAACAAGCCCCTGCTGCTTGACGCAGACGCTTTAAATTTAATAGCGAGTGAACCTCAGCTCCTGCTTTCTCATGGCGGGCCACGTATACTCACACCTCATCCCGGCGAGGCAGCGCGCTTGTTAGTTTGCACTACTGCGGTGGTGCAGGCAGATCGTTTCGCCGCGGCGCGCACATTGGCCGATCGCTATGCGGCAAACGTATTATTAAAAGGCGGCGGTACGGTGATTGCCGCAGATGCCTCATTGTATTTATGCAGTGGTGGTAACCCGGGGATGGCGAGTGGCGGCATGGGTGACGTTTTATCGGGTGTGATCGGCGCTTTTGTCGCCCAGGGTTTGTCTTTGCAACGCGCGACCTGTCTTGGCGTGGCTGTGCATGCCGAGGCGGCGGATGTCGCCGCTGCAGCCGGGGAGCGCGGAATGTTGGCCAGTGATGTGATCGAGCAATTGCGAGGTGTAATAAATCAGTATGCAGCGTTATCTTGA
- the orn gene encoding oligoribonuclease — protein MAKAQNLIWIDLEMTGLDTLNDHIIEIATVVTDSDLNVLAEGPVLAIHQPDEVLAAMDEWNTRQHGESGLVKRVQDTCITALEAERLTLAFLDKHVEKGASPMCGNSICQDRRFMAREMPELEAFFHYRNLDVSSVKELARRWRPELMKGLKKSGAHLALDDIRDSIAELQYYREHFIRLS, from the coding sequence ATGGCTAAAGCACAAAATCTTATTTGGATTGACCTGGAAATGACGGGTTTAGATACCCTCAATGATCACATCATTGAAATTGCGACGGTGGTGACCGACAGCGACCTCAATGTGTTGGCCGAGGGGCCGGTGTTGGCAATTCATCAGCCGGACGAGGTGCTCGCGGCGATGGACGAGTGGAATACGCGTCAGCACGGCGAGTCGGGCTTGGTTAAACGAGTGCAAGACACCTGCATTACTGCGCTAGAGGCCGAACGTTTAACCCTCGCCTTTCTCGATAAACACGTTGAGAAGGGTGCTTCGCCAATGTGTGGCAATAGTATCTGTCAGGATCGGCGCTTTATGGCCAGAGAAATGCCCGAGCTAGAAGCGTTTTTTCACTACCGCAATCTCGACGTTAGCAGTGTAAAAGAGTTGGCGCGGCGCTGGCGTCCAGAGTTAATGAAGGGTTTAAAGAAGTCTGGTGCTCATTTGGCGCTCGATGATATCCGTGATTCGATTGCCGAGCTTCAATATTACCGCGAGCATTTTATCCGGCTGTCCTAG
- the tsaE gene encoding tRNA (adenosine(37)-N6)-threonylcarbamoyltransferase complex ATPase subunit type 1 TsaE, with product MQRYLDSEADTVAAGQRLGRALQDGAVVYLGGQLGAGKTTFCRGVLQAFGHAGAVKSPTYTIVEPYEAGGVNVYHFDLYRLGDPEELEYMGIRDYFDNDAVCLVEWPERGAGILPLADIMVSIEAQGAGRLLAARSATPRGQQILAQLSKYETD from the coding sequence ATGCAGCGTTATCTTGATAGCGAGGCCGACACCGTGGCGGCGGGCCAGCGCTTGGGGCGGGCTTTGCAGGACGGGGCCGTGGTGTATCTTGGCGGTCAGCTTGGCGCTGGCAAAACCACTTTCTGTCGCGGTGTATTGCAGGCATTTGGTCATGCCGGTGCGGTGAAAAGTCCGACTTATACCATTGTTGAACCCTATGAGGCCGGCGGGGTCAATGTGTATCACTTCGATTTGTATCGTCTCGGTGATCCAGAAGAGCTTGAGTACATGGGAATCCGCGACTACTTCGACAATGATGCGGTATGCTTGGTCGAGTGGCCTGAACGTGGCGCGGGGATTTTGCCATTGGCCGATATAATGGTTAGCATTGAGGCTCAGGGAGCGGGTCGCCTTCTTGCCGCACGCAGCGCAACGCCGCGTGGGCAGCAAATCTTGGCGCAATTGAGCAAATATGAAACGGATTAA
- a CDS encoding autotransporter domain-containing protein, with the protein MKKLTALCAASLLCCTQVSAQTPTYFDQLFIFGDSLLDTGNLGIRFTNRVGDGNGDFSTGAYAEIAPQHLGRALGLATDPSNSSGTNYAVGGYRTDQILGSVVGANLALNPRALILMDGGGNDFLQGRITNSDEAIAAAKNLIGGVSLLSRAGGRYIMLSNLPDLGKTAAVQAQNFSAPSSGAAATASAGAAGFNQAVQTYANFSSANIIPVDLAGLINYVSNNAEAYGFANGANAAFGPIGTFDQRYMCFDDGVTPGAPNQPAPGCIEHPVYGINGSSPNPDKLMFNDGVHPTARVGAIAGDYMIDVIVAPQVVGQLPSLGLGIARTQQQSLVQVMRENRWLADGDRLFISASGATGDEPAGGDQESKYLTLGLSRAVAPGLSLGAAISMADHELNTDRSEFAATSVGLSGLVNYRENRWLAEASVGLNVVDYSDIDRKFNLGSQNLTASGGTDGHGWHLDGQLAYNLLSSQTVSLAPALGVRWLNTNVDGYKESGGEVSNYQWGEQSRASRQFRLGMLANIAVSESFSLYAEAFGVSEEEDADETIEIRNTNLGYASYRLPSYQNDGEGFADVSLGAALSVGQARVALNLNYTDEGEGRESAMLNYSRPF; encoded by the coding sequence ATGAAAAAGTTGACCGCACTCTGCGCAGCAAGCCTGCTGTGTTGTACCCAAGTTTCAGCCCAGACTCCTACTTACTTTGATCAATTATTTATTTTTGGTGACAGTCTGCTCGATACTGGTAATTTGGGAATTCGTTTTACTAACCGTGTTGGTGACGGCAATGGTGATTTTTCTACGGGAGCATATGCCGAAATTGCCCCTCAGCACCTCGGCAGAGCACTTGGCTTAGCGACTGATCCCTCTAACTCTTCAGGCACAAACTACGCGGTTGGTGGCTACAGAACAGATCAGATTTTAGGTTCGGTGGTAGGTGCGAATTTGGCGCTTAACCCGCGAGCTTTAATATTGATGGACGGGGGTGGCAATGATTTTTTGCAGGGAAGGATCACAAATTCAGACGAAGCGATAGCTGCGGCTAAGAATTTGATTGGCGGCGTATCGCTCTTAAGTAGAGCCGGTGGCCGATACATCATGCTCAGTAACCTACCTGATCTGGGAAAAACTGCTGCTGTGCAGGCCCAAAATTTTAGTGCGCCTTCCTCTGGGGCGGCGGCTACTGCGTCTGCAGGGGCTGCAGGTTTTAATCAAGCGGTCCAGACTTATGCGAACTTCAGCAGTGCCAATATCATTCCTGTTGATCTTGCAGGCTTGATCAACTATGTGTCGAATAACGCGGAGGCCTATGGATTCGCCAATGGCGCTAATGCGGCATTTGGGCCTATTGGGACGTTTGACCAGCGCTATATGTGTTTTGATGACGGCGTGACACCAGGCGCTCCTAACCAGCCAGCTCCTGGTTGTATCGAGCATCCGGTTTACGGTATCAACGGCTCAAGCCCCAACCCTGATAAGCTTATGTTTAATGACGGCGTGCATCCAACAGCTCGTGTAGGTGCGATTGCTGGCGATTACATGATCGATGTAATTGTGGCGCCGCAAGTGGTTGGTCAGCTACCCAGCTTAGGCTTAGGTATCGCTCGCACGCAGCAGCAAAGTTTGGTGCAGGTGATGCGCGAAAATCGCTGGTTAGCTGATGGGGACCGCTTGTTTATAAGCGCAAGTGGCGCAACCGGTGATGAGCCCGCGGGCGGTGATCAAGAGTCTAAATACTTAACTTTAGGCCTAAGTCGCGCCGTAGCGCCGGGTTTAAGCTTGGGCGCGGCAATTAGTATGGCTGATCATGAGTTAAATACCGATCGCAGCGAGTTTGCGGCGACGAGTGTCGGTCTTAGCGGGCTTGTGAATTACCGCGAAAATCGCTGGTTGGCGGAGGCGAGCGTCGGCCTGAATGTGGTTGATTACAGCGACATTGATCGCAAATTTAATCTGGGCAGTCAAAACCTAACCGCCAGTGGTGGCACTGATGGCCACGGTTGGCATTTAGACGGCCAGCTCGCTTATAACTTGCTGTCTTCGCAAACCGTGAGTTTGGCGCCCGCCCTCGGCGTGCGTTGGTTGAATACCAACGTTGATGGTTATAAAGAATCGGGTGGTGAGGTCTCTAATTACCAGTGGGGTGAGCAGAGCCGGGCTAGTCGCCAGTTCCGTTTGGGTATGTTGGCTAATATTGCGGTGAGCGAGAGTTTTAGTCTCTATGCTGAAGCCTTCGGCGTGTCCGAAGAAGAGGACGCGGATGAGACTATCGAGATCCGTAATACCAATCTAGGGTATGCCAGCTATCGCTTGCCAAGTTACCAGAACGATGGTGAAGGGTTTGCCGATGTGAGCTTAGGTGCGGCGCTGAGCGTGGGACAGGCGCGGGTGGCGTTGAACCTGAATTATACCGATGAAGGTGAAGGGCGCGAGAGCGCGATGTTGAATTATTCGCGACCTTTTTAA
- a CDS encoding sulfurtransferase: MKDWPLLIEATQLADALHEPKLLILDTSSADNYAKHHVPGAVHIAPAELQCGIKPAVGKLPSTAQLQALFSRVGLSPEKHVIVYDDEGGGWAGRLIWTLDVIGHHNYSYLNGGLQAWLNGGHPSEEVANLPPPSEIVISIDSTPIAEIEDFISLLDNSQLAIWDARSPEEYRGEKVLAQRGGHIPGAVNLDWLELIDKENDMRLKDLSTLQLRLDQLGLSSDKTIITHCQTHHRSGLTYLLMKILGYPHIKGYHGSWGEWGNRDDTPVEVGDQPQGSAQQP, encoded by the coding sequence ATGAAAGACTGGCCATTACTTATTGAAGCGACCCAACTCGCGGACGCACTCCACGAGCCCAAACTGCTTATCTTAGATACCAGCAGCGCCGACAATTACGCAAAACACCATGTGCCGGGTGCGGTTCACATTGCCCCTGCCGAACTCCAGTGCGGTATCAAGCCCGCCGTGGGCAAACTGCCCTCGACAGCGCAATTACAAGCACTCTTTTCTCGCGTTGGCCTAAGCCCAGAGAAACACGTAATTGTTTATGACGATGAAGGTGGTGGCTGGGCTGGGCGTTTAATCTGGACGCTGGATGTTATTGGCCACCACAACTACTCCTATTTAAATGGCGGCCTGCAGGCCTGGCTAAATGGTGGTCACCCCAGCGAGGAAGTGGCTAATCTGCCACCGCCAAGTGAAATCGTTATCAGCATTGACAGCACCCCTATTGCCGAGATCGAAGACTTTATCAGCCTACTCGACAACAGCCAGCTGGCAATTTGGGACGCCCGTTCACCCGAAGAGTATCGCGGCGAGAAAGTCCTCGCGCAGCGCGGCGGCCACATTCCCGGCGCCGTCAATTTAGACTGGCTAGAACTCATCGACAAAGAGAACGATATGCGCCTGAAGGACCTAAGCACTCTGCAGCTGCGCTTAGATCAACTCGGCCTGAGCAGTGACAAAACCATTATCACCCACTGCCAGACCCACCACCGCTCCGGCCTCACTTACTTATTAATGAAAATCCTCGGTTACCCCCATATCAAGGGTTATCACGGCTCGTGGGGCGAGTGGGGAAATCGCGATGACACCCCTGTAGAAGTTGGCGACCAACCCCAAGGTAGCGCCCAGCAACCTTGA
- the asd gene encoding archaetidylserine decarboxylase (Phosphatidylserine decarboxylase is synthesized as a single chain precursor. Generation of the pyruvoyl active site from a Ser is coupled to cleavage of a Gly-Ser bond between the larger (beta) and smaller (alpha chains). It is an integral membrane protein.) — MNIAFIILQYLLPQHLLSRLVGKLAETQIPWLKDLLISRFIAQYNVDMNEAADPDYRNYQNFNAFFTRALKDGARPIAPGAQDIACPADGAISQLGQIIDGRIFQAKGQDYSLLQLLGGNREAAALFAGGSFATVYLSPRDYHRVHMPLAGTLQSMTYIPGALFSVNTTTAENVQGLFARNERAVCLFETEAGPMAVILVGALIVAGIETVWDGQIAPPPSGIKTTDYRKGAREIFLDKGEEMGRFKLGSTAIVLFGKDQVQWAEKFVATTPTRLGEVLGTLSSDA, encoded by the coding sequence GTGAACATCGCGTTTATAATTTTGCAATACCTGCTGCCCCAGCACCTGCTATCAAGGCTTGTTGGTAAATTAGCGGAAACCCAAATTCCCTGGCTGAAAGACCTACTGATTAGCCGGTTCATTGCCCAGTACAACGTTGACATGAACGAGGCGGCGGACCCAGATTATCGCAATTATCAGAACTTCAACGCGTTTTTCACCCGCGCGCTAAAAGACGGCGCGCGGCCGATTGCCCCAGGTGCGCAGGACATTGCCTGTCCCGCAGACGGCGCCATCAGCCAACTGGGGCAAATTATTGACGGGCGCATTTTTCAGGCCAAGGGCCAAGATTACAGCTTACTGCAATTACTGGGCGGTAATCGCGAAGCGGCGGCGCTATTCGCTGGCGGCAGCTTTGCCACCGTGTATTTGTCGCCCCGCGACTATCACCGCGTGCACATGCCGCTGGCGGGTACGCTGCAGTCGATGACCTATATTCCCGGCGCACTGTTTTCTGTGAACACCACCACCGCCGAAAACGTGCAGGGCTTATTCGCCCGCAATGAACGCGCAGTGTGTTTATTTGAGACCGAGGCTGGCCCAATGGCAGTTATTTTGGTCGGCGCGCTGATCGTGGCGGGCATTGAAACCGTCTGGGACGGCCAAATAGCGCCGCCACCTAGCGGCATCAAAACAACAGACTACCGCAAAGGCGCCAGAGAAATCTTTTTAGATAAAGGCGAGGAAATGGGGCGTTTCAAACTTGGCTCTACCGCAATAGTGCTGTTTGGCAAAGACCAAGTGCAGTGGGCGGAGAAATTTGTGGCCACCACCCCAACCCGCTTAGGTGAAGTCTTGGGAACACTCTCGTCAGACGCCTGA
- a CDS encoding DUF4197 domain-containing protein translates to MLLTSACASMFDNMSLAAQTKFQQMLANRFAQKLTAGIDLAVRQLAVKGGFLDDPLVRILLPPPLGLVIDVARDLNDNPKAALLETLMNRAAENAIPVAGPILKNMVANMDAETLQKLVDSPRSAATDLLMAEGGQAVQLALLPAVTQNLQENGAITLYGDLLKASQKPTGVLASVDGVEAQAVEPQAVSPDQLGQYVAEQAAGGLFKKVATRELAIRDSLNNIVASPQE, encoded by the coding sequence ATGCTCCTGACGTCTGCTTGTGCGTCGATGTTCGATAATATGTCCTTGGCTGCTCAGACCAAGTTTCAGCAAATGCTCGCCAATAGATTTGCCCAGAAATTGACCGCAGGTATTGATCTGGCGGTTAGGCAGCTGGCGGTCAAAGGCGGCTTTCTTGACGATCCGCTGGTGCGCATTCTACTGCCGCCGCCCTTGGGTTTAGTGATTGATGTGGCGCGGGATTTAAATGACAACCCCAAAGCGGCGCTATTGGAAACCTTAATGAACCGCGCGGCGGAGAATGCGATTCCCGTGGCCGGGCCAATATTGAAAAACATGGTCGCGAATATGGATGCCGAGACCTTGCAAAAATTGGTGGATTCGCCACGGAGCGCAGCCACTGATTTGCTAATGGCTGAAGGTGGTCAGGCGGTACAGTTGGCGTTGTTGCCAGCAGTAACTCAGAATTTGCAAGAAAATGGCGCCATTACATTGTATGGCGACTTACTAAAAGCCTCGCAAAAGCCCACTGGGGTGCTGGCGTCCGTCGACGGTGTCGAGGCACAAGCCGTCGAGCCGCAAGCGGTTTCCCCCGATCAGCTCGGTCAATACGTGGCGGAGCAGGCCGCAGGCGGTTTATTTAAAAAAGTGGCAACCCGGGAGTTGGCAATTCGCGATTCGCTGAATAACATCGTTGCGAGCCCTCAAGAGTAG
- the rsgA gene encoding small ribosomal subunit biogenesis GTPase RsgA, with translation MTKRKLSRQQRWRIEKVQAERTERASKRDSRADQALNEGELGPEQSGLIVSHFGQQVEVEGDEGQRQRCHVRAQVEGLVTGDRVTWHEGKPTGVVVACNERRSLLQRPDNHGKLKPVAANIDHIVIVIAPEPRAHANLIDRYLVASEAIGIRPILLLNKTDLVNEENSDYLNSMLARYEEIGYPVTRASTESEHGLDELKATLREHISVFVGQSGVGKSSLVNSLLPGTDSRIGALSEATAKGRHTTTTARLYHFPDGGSLIDSPGIREFALWNMDREKVLAGFIEFRPFLGLCRFRDCKHEHEPRCALLAAEAEDKIRPERMASYRQIIASLTAE, from the coding sequence ATGACCAAGCGTAAACTCAGCCGCCAGCAACGCTGGCGGATAGAAAAAGTTCAGGCAGAACGCACCGAGCGCGCGAGTAAACGCGACAGCCGCGCTGACCAAGCACTAAACGAGGGTGAGCTCGGCCCCGAGCAGAGCGGCCTTATTGTCAGCCACTTTGGTCAGCAGGTCGAGGTCGAGGGCGATGAAGGGCAGCGCCAGCGCTGCCATGTGCGCGCTCAGGTCGAAGGCCTGGTGACCGGTGACCGCGTTACCTGGCACGAAGGCAAGCCCACGGGTGTCGTCGTCGCCTGCAACGAGCGCCGCAGCCTACTGCAGCGCCCCGACAACCATGGCAAACTCAAGCCGGTGGCGGCCAATATCGACCACATTGTGATCGTTATCGCCCCTGAACCCCGCGCCCACGCCAACCTCATTGACCGCTACTTAGTGGCCTCTGAGGCCATCGGTATTCGCCCGATTTTACTGCTTAATAAAACTGACCTAGTTAATGAAGAGAACAGCGACTACCTAAATTCTATGCTCGCTAGGTACGAAGAGATTGGCTATCCCGTCACACGGGCGTCAACAGAATCTGAGCACGGGCTCGACGAGCTAAAAGCTACCCTACGCGAGCACATCAGCGTGTTTGTTGGTCAATCTGGGGTGGGTAAATCGTCCCTAGTTAACAGCCTGCTACCCGGTACCGACTCCCGTATTGGCGCATTGTCTGAAGCCACCGCCAAGGGCCGACACACCACCACGACCGCTCGGCTTTACCATTTCCCTGACGGCGGCAGCCTTATCGATTCGCCGGGTATCAGGGAGTTTGCGCTGTGGAATATGGACCGCGAAAAGGTATTGGCTGGCTTCATCGAATTCCGGCCATTTCTCGGTCTGTGCCGCTTTCGAGACTGCAAGCACGAGCACGAACCGCGCTGCGCCCTGCTCGCCGCCGAAGCCGAGGATAAAATTCGGCCCGAGCGCATGGCCAGTTATCGACAAATTATTGCTAGCCTCACCGCAGAATAA
- the epmA gene encoding EF-P lysine aminoacylase EpmA, translated as MNEWRPSADITALGRRAQLLSEIRQFFAARGVLEVDTPLLASAPVTDPNIEAITAQSPSGEGQMYLQTSPEFAMKRLLAAGSGPIYQICKAFRRGERGRRHNPEFTMLEWYRPGMSLDALIDEVVAVITLASGSVDVALLTYQKVFELHCHLNPHTASLAELKVCARRHLDLGFDSDDRDLWLQLLMSLVVEPALDPAQISIVYDFPETQAALAKIAVNGDGHPVARRFEAFFAGMELANGYDELRDANELVRRIGDDHRRRGLSGQDLPPIDRYLLKAMPCLPECTGVAIGFDRLVMIACKAERIDQVIAFPLERV; from the coding sequence GTGAACGAGTGGCGGCCCTCTGCCGATATTACGGCCTTGGGCCGTCGCGCACAGCTCCTTAGTGAGATCCGCCAGTTTTTTGCGGCGCGGGGGGTGCTGGAAGTAGACACCCCGCTGCTTGCCTCTGCACCCGTTACTGATCCCAATATTGAAGCCATTACTGCCCAGTCGCCTAGCGGCGAGGGGCAAATGTACCTGCAAACCTCACCTGAATTTGCCATGAAGCGCTTATTGGCTGCGGGTAGTGGGCCGATTTATCAAATTTGCAAAGCCTTTCGCCGGGGTGAGCGCGGGCGTCGTCATAATCCTGAATTCACCATGTTGGAGTGGTATCGCCCAGGTATGAGTCTCGATGCCTTGATAGATGAGGTGGTGGCGGTCATTACTCTGGCGAGCGGCAGCGTAGATGTGGCGCTGCTGACTTACCAAAAGGTATTTGAACTACATTGTCATCTCAATCCGCATACTGCGAGCTTAGCGGAATTAAAGGTCTGTGCGAGGCGGCACCTCGACCTGGGCTTTGACAGCGATGATCGCGATCTGTGGTTACAGCTGTTGATGTCGTTGGTGGTCGAGCCAGCGCTAGACCCCGCGCAAATCAGTATTGTTTATGATTTTCCTGAGACGCAGGCTGCCTTGGCAAAAATTGCGGTAAATGGCGACGGCCATCCAGTGGCTCGTCGCTTCGAAGCGTTTTTCGCGGGCATGGAACTGGCTAATGGTTATGATGAATTGCGCGATGCGAATGAACTGGTGCGTAGGATTGGCGATGATCATCGCCGCCGCGGCCTTAGCGGCCAAGATTTACCTCCGATAGACCGCTATTTGTTAAAGGCCATGCCATGTCTGCCAGAATGCACTGGTGTCGCGATTGGCTTTGATCGGCTGGTGATGATTGCGTGTAAAGCCGAACGGATAGACCAGGTTATTGCCTTTCCGCTTGAGCGGGTGTGA
- the queG gene encoding tRNA epoxyqueuosine(34) reductase QueG, with amino-acid sequence MTQSSTDLDLLAQQIKDWGREFGFAHIGISPASNEAHAQRLREWLAKQYHGDMAYMAEREGLRGEAAELHSGTIRVISARMDYLPDAENMDAVLGNPDKAYISRYALGRDYHKLIRKRLSQLAGKISAVAGGHHRAFVDSAPVLERGFAEQAGLGWIGKNSMLINSKAGSWFFLGEIYTDLPLPVDPPQETGHCGSCRACLDDCPTGAIVAPYQVDARRCISYLTIELKTSIPEELRPLMGNRVFGCDDCQLVCPWNKFAQATAEADFSPRHQLDNSDLIELFLWNEETFLKNTEGSAIRRIGYQHWLRNLAVGLGNAPASSAAISALKQQRPSAESMAREHIDWAIGQLQGKLV; translated from the coding sequence ATGACCCAATCCTCCACTGACCTCGATCTACTTGCACAACAGATTAAAGACTGGGGCCGCGAGTTCGGCTTTGCCCATATTGGTATCAGCCCGGCCAGCAATGAAGCCCATGCCCAGCGTCTGCGCGAGTGGCTTGCTAAGCAATACCACGGCGACATGGCCTATATGGCTGAGCGCGAGGGCCTGCGCGGAGAAGCTGCGGAACTCCACAGCGGTACGATTAGGGTGATCAGTGCCAGAATGGATTATTTGCCCGACGCCGAAAATATGGACGCCGTGCTCGGTAATCCTGATAAAGCCTATATCTCCCGCTATGCACTTGGCCGCGACTACCACAAACTAATCCGTAAACGCCTTAGCCAACTCGCCGGGAAAATTAGCGCCGTTGCTGGCGGCCATCACCGCGCCTTTGTCGATAGCGCGCCGGTATTAGAACGCGGTTTTGCCGAACAAGCTGGACTCGGCTGGATTGGCAAAAACAGCATGCTCATTAATAGCAAAGCAGGCTCGTGGTTTTTCTTAGGGGAAATTTATACTGACTTACCCCTCCCCGTAGACCCGCCCCAAGAGACCGGGCATTGCGGCAGCTGCCGCGCCTGCCTTGACGACTGCCCTACCGGCGCGATTGTAGCGCCCTACCAAGTAGACGCTCGGCGCTGTATTTCTTATTTAACCATTGAATTAAAAACCAGCATTCCCGAAGAACTGCGGCCACTCATGGGCAATCGGGTATTTGGCTGCGACGACTGTCAGTTAGTTTGCCCCTGGAATAAATTTGCACAAGCCACCGCCGAAGCCGACTTCTCGCCACGGCACCAATTGGATAATAGCGACTTAATTGAATTGTTTTTATGGAATGAGGAAACGTTCTTAAAAAACACCGAAGGCTCAGCCATTCGCCGAATTGGCTACCAGCACTGGCTGCGTAATCTTGCGGTAGGTTTGGGAAATGCTCCTGCCAGCAGCGCCGCGATTAGCGCCCTTAAACAACAACGCCCAAGTGCCGAGAGTATGGCACGTGAGCACATTGACTGGGCTATTGGGCAACTGCAAGGCAAACTCGTCTGA